A single window of Hylaeus volcanicus isolate JK05 chromosome 8, UHH_iyHylVolc1.0_haploid, whole genome shotgun sequence DNA harbors:
- the LOC128881096 gene encoding ras GTPase-activating protein raskol isoform X8 — protein sequence MHNVSTEGASPGGRRLSRSFHSCLRGSDHDELESDTSYEKACRRGSAPATPVLGARPLDVTPNRIVNFFSKRSFRSNPLKRTKSVTKLERQKQRGAGLRGCRSHESLLCGQAVTSMDLAAVTPLHPSLLGRPHCFQVTPSTGGPKYFSCRTAHERDQWLHSLRKSVQPDAEQTRRTDNSLQIWLLEAKGVPAKKRYFCEVCLDSTLYARTTAKLKADLCFWGEHFDFHHLPSVNTIQVNLYREADRKKKRDKNVLIGSVSIPVHIVTSRYLTEKWYPVVGDKGPLKEPPALRVKCRFQSVDILPVQVYQEFLEYLKTDYKSLCEKLEPAIGVKAKEDIATALVAVMQREKKAPQFLADLVMMDIHRIDDERLTFRGNSLATKAMEAYLKLTGDRYLQETLGAVVRGAVEGGDCEVDPLKVASVAALHKQQQNLRNAVELAWSRILASHAHFPLELRECFRIFRERLADMCREDIADNLISASIFLRFLCPAILSPSLFNITHEYPNEKAARNLTLVAKTLQTLANFTRFQGKENFMEFMNDLLEREAPSMKNFLQLISSSFPKDSPANNSLEFDGYIDLGKQLSLLHALLRESLVTIASSSSPLPPPKLPEILERISLALDQPGPSPVPASHRYPNLQNNIFRYNDPTIANSNTNLSVSATSTLSNHSTLNGTIRDSNEVLQSNTLGHNSSRSPNVTRAATLPRNAYMPTNGKLQLQITTDDYPLEPAAFVSRSPTPIVRQHRAIGANRTGAGYRLTASASLANVNHCQTHPTSPTRSESHSNLKDSNYNINTSQNNQTNICTIVAQQQQQQQNHRHNIARLQNMDIHDREDNYNHNNYNVSRSASRNHCNKEENANQMQHQNYNNVSKTTVNANVVVNPSSNLTLSINHQPNNNYNNSKMNNTANGNLDEFSDLLRYADDEVSESKSQKGSQISISQLSNVASSGYQSFAAYSQSSSPVDLSSNNANAHIISAAPLAFANPVYRMEPNHGRNGRRGSSSSEEREGSGGGVEGVRGVDLSPSPPPQNNVRNLQRNSQNQWRQTKQTHRNNSEQIQGVCCPKHRRRLSLDSTRDLSDTSEEENCTTRRSKSRSHRSIEQYEVEIERLRNSIDELRAQFGITEDTDIDGIAPDTKMKSIISRLISVEEERRREQQKMSAALSYKQRVIDAQEQQIAALDAANSCLMMKNTRLLSKLSTLTQQYNAKTQSSNEAAALLQNIADIGELKSSSC from the exons aatttcttCTCGAAGAGATCGTTCCGCTCGAACCCGCTGAAGAGAACGAAAAGCGTGACGAAGTTAGAGCGACAGAAGCAACGGGGCGCAGGTCTACGGGGTTGTCGTTCACACGAGTCCCTCCTCTGCGGACAGGCGGTGACCTCGATGGATCTCGCGGCCGTGACACCGTTGCATCCGAGCCTGCTTGGAAGACCTCATTGCTTCCAGGTCACGCCCAGCACCGGTGGGCCCAAGTATTTCAGTTGCAGGACCGCTCACGAACGGGACCAGTGGTTACACAG TTTAAGGAAATCAGTTCAACCAGACGCTGAGCAAACGCGACGTACGGACAATTCCCTGCAGATTTGGCTGTTGGAAGCGAAGGGCGTGCCAGCAAAGAAGAGATACTTTTGCGAGGTATGTCTGGACAGCACCCTGTATGCAAGGACCACCGCAAAGTTGAAGGCAGACCTCTGTTTCTGGGGCGAGCACTTCGACTTCCATCATCTACCTTCCGTCAACACAATCCAAGTGAATCTGTATAGGGAGGCTGATCGGAAAAAGAAGAGggacaaaaatgttttaatcg GTTCCGTCAGCATACCTGTGCATATCGTGACGTCACGTTATCTGACAGAGAAGTGGTACCCCGTGGTGGGAGATAAAGGTCCTTTGAAGGAACCCCCAGCGTTGAGGGTGAAATGTCGCTTCCAGTCTGTGGACATACTACCTGTTCAGGTGTACCAGGAGTTCCTGGAATACCTGAAGACCGACTACAAATCTTTGTGCGAGAAACTGGAGCCTGCGATTGGCGTCAAAGCGAAAGAGGATATCGCCACGGCTTTAGTAGCAGTCATGCAACGGGAAAAGAAAGCGCCACAGTTTCTCGCTGACTTGGTTATGATGGACATACACAGAATAG ACGACGAGAGACTCACCTTTCGAGGAAATTCCTTAGCCACGAAGGCGATGGAGGCCTACCTGAAGTTGACGGGCGATAGGTATCTGCAAGAGACCTTGGGAGCGGTGGTGAGGGGCGCGGTAGAGGGTGGCGATTGCGAAGTGGACCCACTGAAGGTCGCCTCGGTGGCAGCCCTTCACAAACAACAACAGAATCTACGGAACGCCGTGGAGCTCGCCTGGAGCAGGATACTGGCCAGCCATGCTCACTTTCCTCTCGAGTTGCGCGAATGCTTCCGCATATTCCGTGAACGTCTGGCCGATATGTGTCGCGAGGACATTGCCGACAATCTGATCTCCGCGTCTATATTCCTCAGATTCCTCTGTCCAGCTATACTCAGCCCGTCTCTCTTCAATATTACGCACG AATATCCGAACGAGAAGGCAGCGAGGAACCTCACTCTCGTGGCCAAAACGCTCCAGACGCTAGCAAACTTCACGAGATTTCAAGGAAAAGAGAACTTCATGGAATTCATGAATGACCTTTTGGAACGCGAGGCTCCATCCATGAAAAACTTTCTTCAGCTGATCAGC AGCTCATTCCCAAAGGACTCTCCAGCTAACAATTCGCTGGAATTCGACGGCTACATAGACCTGGGAAAGCAATTATCCCTCCTCCACGCGCTTCTACGAGAAAGTTTAGTCACGATTGCTTCGTCATCGTCACCCCTGCCCCCACCGAAACTGCCAGAGATCTTGGAAAGGATTTCCCTAGCTTTGGACCAACCAGGTCCGAGTCCCGTGCCAGCTTCTCATCGTTACCCGAACTTGCAGAACAATATCTTTCGTTACAACGATCCCACAATCGCGAACAGCAACACGAATCTCTCTGTGTCAGCCACGTCGACGCTGAGCAACCACAGCACGCTGAACGGGACGATCAGAGACAGCAACGAAGTGCTGCAGTCTAACACGTTAGGTCACAACAGCTCGCGCAGTCCAAACGTCACCAGAGCTGCCACTCTGCCTCGCAACGCGTACATGCCGACTAATGGGAAGCTTCAGCTGCAAATTACCACAGATGATTATCCATTAGAACCAGCAGCCTTCGTGTCACGTTCACCAACCCCGATTGTGAGACAACATAGGGCAATCGGGGCGAATAGAACAGGTGCAGGATATAGACTGACTGCCAGCGCGAGTCTTGCAAACGTGAATCACTGTCAAACACACCCCACCAGCCCTACGCGATCAGAAAGTCACAGTAACCTGAAGGACTCGAACTACAACATCAACACGTCCCAGAATAATCAAACGAACATCTGCACAATCGTCGctcagcagcaacagcagcaacagaaTCACCGACACAATATCGCGCGGCTGCAGAACATGGACATCCACGACAGAGAGGACAACTACAATCACAACAACTACAACGTCTCAAGGTCAGCCAGCAGGAATCACTGTAACAAGGAGGAGAACGCGAATCAGATGCAGCATCAGAATTACAACAACGTATCGAAGACCACCGTGAACGCAAACGTAGTGGTGAATCCCTCGTCGAACCTAACGCTCTCTATCAATCACCAACCCAAcaacaattacaataataGCAAGATGAACAACACCGCTAACGGCAATCTGGATGAATTTTCAGACTTGCTCAGGTACGCAGACGATGAAGTTTCGGAGTCGAAATCGCAAAAGGGATCGCAGATATCGATCTCGCAATTGAGCAACGTTGCCTCGTCCGGTTATCAAAGTTTTGCTGCTTACAGTCAGAGTTCCAGCCCTGTTGATCTGAGTAGCAATAACGCAAACGCACACATAATCAGCGCCGCGCCTTTAGCTTTCGCGAATCCTGTGTACCGGATGGAACCGAATCACGGAAGAAATGGTAGGAGAGGTAGCAGCAGCTCTGAGGAGAGAGAAGGAAGCGGCGGTGGCGTCGAAGGTGTCAGAGGTGTTGATCTGAGTCCATCGCCTCCGCCTCAAAACAATGTCAGAAATCTTCAGAGGAACAGTCAGAACCAATGGAGGCAAACCAAACAAACACACAGGAATAACTCGGAACAGATTCAAGGCGTCTGCTGCCCGAAACACAGGAGGAGGTTGTCGCTGGACTCGACGCGAGATCTGTCCGACACTAGCGAAGAGGAAAATTGCACGACCAGAAGGAGCAAGTCTCGTAGTCACCGTAGCATCGAACAG TACGAAGTGGAAATCGAGAGGCTGCGGAATAGCATAGATGAACTGAGGGCACAGTTCGGCATCACCGAGGATACCGATATTGACGGGATTGCACCGGATACCAAGATGAAGAGCATCATCTCCAG GTTAATCTCTGTGGAGGAGGAGCGGCGGCGCGAACAGCAAAAGATGTCGGCCGCGTTGTCGTACAAGCAGCGCGTGATCGACGCGCAGGAGCAGCAAATAGCCGCCCTGGATGCCGCGAATTCGTGTCTAATGATGAAAAACACAAGACTGTTGTCAAAATTGAGCACCCTGACACAACAGTACAACGCTAAGACCCAGTCGAGCAACGAGGCAGCAGCGTTGCTGCAGAACATCGCGGACATCGGTGAACTGAAAAGCTCGTCCTGTTGA